The sequence below is a genomic window from Zygosaccharomyces rouxii strain CBS732 chromosome D complete sequence.
GCGGCAGAAAAAATGTACGAAGCAATTTCGCCGCTGCCCtctttagaagaattggaagagGCAGAAAATGAACAGCTGTTGGAAAAACCAATCGATTTAGAATCTTACGAAAATGCTTTCAAAAACTCATGGATTTATGAAGAATTGTACTCTGTGCGTAATATAAGACCATCTTTCAATACCAGTTTGGGCGGCTATGGTGGTATGATGTATTCCGGTTTAGATTCATTCATTCTCAAAGGTCGTACCCCATGGACCTTTGGATTCCACGAATCGGATGCATCTGTTACAGAAAGTGCAGATAAACATAAACCAATTCAATATCCAAAGCCTGACGGTGAGGTCACTTTTGACATTTTAACGTCTGTATCTAGAACCGGTACTTATCACGATGAAGACGAAAAATGCCATTTAAGAGTTCCTGAtcaagatttacaaaagcATGCTGAAGCTGCTTACCCCAAATACAAGGGAATTGAAAATAGATTCTGTCCAGCTGGTGTTTACGAATACGtcgaagatgaaaattcaCCACTGGGAGttaaattccaaatcaaTTCTCAAAACTGCATTCACTGTAAAACCTGTGACATCAAAGTTCCAACCCAAGACATTAATTGGGTTGTTCCTGAAGGTGGCGACGGTCCTAAATATTCCCTAACTTGAAAAGGATgacaaatttcatcaagtCATCCAATCATACTAATGATTAACCCTCTGCActatttatttatttatgTATTTATTAATTTGCTTATTAAATCTCTCACCAGCAAGCATCCTTTTTGTCAACTGTTTTTATAATTATATGTTTTATATCGATATATGCCTATTTACTGATATTCGGGATTTTGAAACCAGAAACTGTAATAGAAAGCCAACCATGCAAAACTTTATCTAATTCCATATCTCATTTTATTCTGGTgcttaatttttttttttttttttatcatcatcattattattacttctTAAATCTCTACTTTTAATTATGAAATAACCTCCAAATAAAAAAGTTCACATGAATCAGAATTTTATAAGCTCAAGTGTAAGCCCAAACATTCAAAATACGTTCTTCACTCTCTCTTAACATATCCTTGGCCACAGtccaatcttcttcagattctaaCATCACATaatcaccatcttcatcttggtATTTTACTTTGCTTACTACGCCTGAGTGACTTAATTTCCTCCTTATTATTCCCATCACATCTTCTATACTAGAGGATAAATCCACTAAAATGGTGTAAAAATCAGATTTGTAAGATATTCTCACCAATAGAGATGTCTTTGGTATCGAGTTTTTATAATTTTCAGAAATTGCACGGTATTCATTTTCATAAGATGTTGGGTGATGCTTAGGTAAAACCTCTGATACGTGTTTATGATGCGATGACGCCAGCGAAGTCATGCTGTTATGAGTAGTTCTATAATGTGCCGGTGACGAAAAGTTGGACACTTCACCACTATTGGAAGTCCTAAATGACTCACTTCTAATATTTCTAACGAGAGTTTGTAGACAGGATGACcaattttctcttgtttcctcatttttgaattttagGATGAAGTTTCCTTGTTCTTTAATTGATTCCCATGTGATGGCTAATGAATGAGCACTTTGTGGAGTTATTTGAGTTAAGTTAGCAATCATGATACGTCCTCTTAAATCCAATTTAGGTTCAGGTCCACCTGCATTCGAACCGGAATTGGATCCATTCAGAGAACCAGTAAGGTTTAAGGTTAATGACGAACCTGAATTcgtttgttttttctttaatgataatgaagtGCTTTTCTTTGGAACAACTTCTGAGAATAAAAtgattattttttcaaacaGATAAACTTCAAATTCCCTTTCAGGCTCTGAAGAGTTACTTGTTGAAATGAAAACCTTATCGAAATATaataattcaccaaactTAGCAATTCTATAACCCTTCCAATTGAGCACACGGCTGtataatttttttacaaCTTCATGATTCTCTGTTCGCCTTTGATTTTCATTTATACTTCTAGCAATTccctttgaaatttctaaagccaattctaattcttttgaactCGCTATATCTTGGCAAGCTTGTAAAAGTTCCTTCAAAAGTAGAGGGTACCGACAGAGTCTCTGCACTGGTTTGTAAAGAAATGACTGTAACTCCAATTTATTTCTAATGATAAGATCAGTTTTAGGCATTTTTTCTAAATGCTGTGATAGAAAATCTATTGCAGCATTCTGACCTATGGACCATGGTTCATAAAGTTTAAAGAAATACTTGGAATGTAGAAATAGAGCACCAATACGTTGTTTTGGGGAATCCACTAATGAATTTATTTCCAATGCAACCaaaaatcttctttgaaaatctATGGCATCACTTAAATTGGGAAAAAGCATGTATAACTCTTCGGAGGTAATTAAGTTACTGTTTAACAACTGCTGTCTGTAAAGatctaaaatttccaaatcatGGACATATTTACGTTCGGTAGTCACAAACTCCTTTATAACTTTATAATGTTCCGTAGTATTGCGTTGTTGTGACAAATAATGTAATTCTCTCTTCAAACCTTCCTGTACAGATTGGAATGATGGGAAGATCTCAGGTGCAGAATTCAGCAGAGTGTCCACTACATCCAAAACTTTAAGCAAATGACTAgttgaattagaaaaaacGTCCGAAATGGTAAACAATTCCTCATCTGTAAAGGCAAAATGCTGTTTACAACccaaaataaaatcataaatcgattttttacaaatttttAGGTCGTCACTACTCACCACTGGCAATTTAAACTGCGGTTTAACTGCATTAAAAATAATACACAATGGCGAACCTTGTTGAAATAATTGTGATATTTGCGTTACTGGATCACAATCCATCGATATCGGCAAAATCCCCATGCTGAATGTAATTAATGTATCCTCCatattggtattattaatattattaatattatgattattattactCTGTCCACCTGCATAAGTAATTCCATCTAATGACATTTCCTCCTTGAAacttgaattggaaatcgAGGAAGCTCGCTGTGCAATACTATGAGAATCTCTACCACTAAACGTTGAGCCAATACTTTGATGTCCAATGGCCTTTTGTTGTTGACGTTTCTGTGAAAGGAGCAGAGCCTGTCTTTCGCTCAAAACTTCACTAGAAGCATATGCTAAGTTTAAATATGGTTGCATCTGAGGCAATTGTTCtaatcttcttctcatATTTGCACAGACGTAGTAAAGTGAGTCCTGCTCCGTGACCGCCGTGTTCATAACATTTTGTATCGAAGGTGACCTCGTCCTCTGCAGCGGAAGTGATGTCGAGGACATATGCGCTTGTGTAACCATCTGCTTACGATATAATTCGGTTTcttattattcttttcgCACgcttttttcttttcactcCTGTATTGTTTCGCTCTTCGAATCTTTGAAGAGCTGTAACCAATGGTATCCTTAAAGAACCGAATCCAAATAAAATGTATTCAAtccaattctaaatcttaAGCCTTTAAGATTTAATTTTACCTACTACTATTTCACTATTAATGTTCTTTACACCTTTAAGCTTTATCCTTTTCGCTATTTcggaaagaaaaaaaaaatggaagaattacTTAGTCGTACACAGTGACACACCAGTTCTATTGGCGGCCAAaaagtttccaaatatCATACAGATTTTTTACCCCAGATGGATTTTTGAGCCTTGTAGGTGATTTTATCTAGCACTGTACCGACTGCTAGAACACCACCGATACTTGTAATACAGTTCAAAATGAAACCTGACCAAGTTTGAGCGTGTTGTTCACGGTTAATAACTTTTAATGGTGACATTTCGAAATATACAAAAAGTCCCGGAAATCCACCCTTTGTGTGTAGAGTAGTTGGATGGTCTTGATCTGCACCACCATGCAATGGTCTATCATGGAGGGTGGCACTGAATTGAGCGGTTTCCACAACCATTTTATCCATATATTCGTAACGAGTTGGAACAATCTTTGTAAAATACGAGAATTGATGCATGTGTGTATCACGGTCAGGGAATGCTTGGCGGCCATCTAATGGAGCAGTAGCCACACTAGCACCCCTACCACGAGCATTGGAGGTAACGGGTTTACCAAAGCTCAAATGGTTAATAATATGGTTAAAATTTAGGTTGTGGGTCTTTTCATAGAGTGAAAGATCGTGGAAATGTCCTTTTGGATTTTGGAACGCTACACCGGGAGCAAAATGTAACGTACCTTGAATACGGTTTAATAGTGCGCTACCTTGCACGCGACATCCTTCATTCAATTGCTCGTTTACACGATCCACGTAACCTTCTCTTTCACACTGCTCAATGTTCTTACCATCGAAAAAGGCCCAATTGGCTTCCAAATAGGCTCTGCGAACATCGTTACACGTCTGACAACACACACGTTCCTCCTTTGGTACTTCGTTGTTTCTACTCTGGTCTTTAGCACCGTAACATGCCCCACAATAATTCTCATCCTTGGGGTCATAACTTTCATCACTTACCTTTAAAGATGAGGATCCAAGTGATTGTCCATTTTGATCCAGTCTTGTCTTTGTGAATCCAGATTCTAATAGATCTAACTGGATTTCACCAGCGCTGTCCATTATATCTAAACTTAACATATCACAGGGCATCGATGGGAAAGTAATATCTGCTTCGAGTTCTAACTTCAATTGACGGTCCTTATCAACGACTAATTCGGGTCTATTAACCACTTGATTAAAATTTAACCATTCACTAATCAATAGGAAAATGGTTACCAAACAACATAGCAAGGCAATTATACCACCTGTACGTGTACGAATACGAACATCCTCCTCCGTTTTAGAGAAGGCGTCAAACGTCCTAAGAGTCGACCTCTTGAACATAGTTGAGAGAAGAGTCACAGTTATCGAATTGTCGAAATGTAGATCTGTTCAACAGTTATGGTCAAGACACCTTTTCTCTTTTATACGTAGTCgttcaaaaaatcaatgaaaaaaaaaaaaataaacaACATAAAAATAAAGTATTGATCgaaaattgaatcaaattaTACAACGACACACAACATTAGAGAACAGGAGATGGTCGAGAGGGCAATGCATAATGTAAAGTAAAATTCTAGAAATTTTatataatttttttcatatttttccGACCCCGTTTGGCTGAGTAGTCTAGGATTATCGTAAAGAATCCATTGTACTGAAGCCTGTCATACTAGTATTAAtatgataataattttctaaaaaaaagaaggtaaaaaaATCCACAATTTCCACTTCCCTGCTAAGCCAAATTCCCATCgtatttttcaccaccttcCTGTACCGATCTATTTCTCGTCTTATCATTAATAAACTACAAAATTGTATGTCTACCTCATAAAATCCAGTTATTTCGCTCTCTGGTATATTTTAGCCCACAaatttctcatcttctACAAATCTCACCAAAACTTTAGAACCTGATTGTAACAATGGATGTCCTGCAACAGTTTGCAACCATTTGCACAAACCTTGTCTACGTTCCTCAATAACTTCATCATTAAACCTATTCCCCAATAAAATCTTTCCAGGCAAATGCGGCACTACAACTCTAGGATGACCACCACACATGGCCAATTCCTTTGTCAAACATTTACGaaagaattcaaaatcTGAATACCTTCTACGTACTCGCGAGAACCGTCTACCAAAGGAAGGTAAATTAGTTCTACAGATTATTTCATAATCTGTAAACATACCTCGAGTATCACTGCCATGAGGTGTATGTGTTTTAGGGTTAACTACCTCAGCTTCAAGGAAATTCTCTGGTTCTGCATAAATTTCACTTGAACTTGGTCCTCTATGTGGTTGTGGTAAACTCGTCTGTTCAGTGCTGCTAAATGACTTGAACTCTCTCATAACAAACTCTCCTCCCTTTTTCTCTATCTTATTGTTCTTTGTTTGTTTGTATGTATGAGGTTGAGTAGCTCTTTCGGGTGTCCATGAGTTCTTGAATCTATACATATGTAGCAATACATAAGGACAATTACTAGAATGATAAGAATAATGGcagaacaagaattagaatttatGGAGAACCATGAAGATGTAAGGGAGGATAACGATGAAGGTAATACGAATGCTGGCGGGACTACAACTGGTAGAGTACCAGAacaagaggatgaagaggagTTTGACGTCTTTCGAAACGTAGGTCAAGGTTTAGTGGGTCATTACAAAGAGATAATGATTCAATATTGGCAAGAGCtaattaatgaaattgaatcaacAAATGAGCCCGGGTCACAGCACACAGATGACTTTAAATCACACTCATTACCACTAGCGCGAATTAAGAAAGTGATGAaaactgatgaagacgTTAGAATGATAAGTGCGGAGGCACCAATCCTATTTGCTAAAGCTTGTGAAATCTTTATTACAGAATTGACCATGAGGGCTTGGTGTGTGTCGGAGGagaacaaaagaagaactCTACAAAAGGCGGATATCGCAGAGGCGTTACAGAAGAGCGATATGTTCGATTTTCTAATTGATATTGTACCAAGGCACTTGCAGTAGGGAGGTTAATATGGGACCGACTCAAGAGAGCTAACGAGAGTTAACAATGGATATCTCACCACACTTCCATTTCCTATTACTTACGATACCCCTGAAATACAAAACCCTCCCATTTTTTATATCAAATTCTAgagaaaattttgaagctTCTGGGAAAATTAATGTTAccattccaaaaattctctttACGGTTTTACAGTAGTTTATATTTTAAATATGTCAATATTTTGCaggtttttttttcttattttccattttccattttttcgccatctttttcaatttatgATGAACATTGAAGACATAACCTAGTTAAACTTAACAACAGTACCTGAACAGCACAGATAAGTAACAGCATCATGGCCTTTCCTGAAGTTGAGCAATTGCAGCAAGCTCGTAGGCTTGCTATGGAGAATAATCCTAATGAATTGTTACCGAAAGTTCTAGAGACTTCAGGTTCACTTTACTTGTCACAGGGAACTTCTTATGCATTAAAACTTGAATTATCAAGATTCTTTTCACAGCTGCTTCTACAGATTCTTTCAGATTGTGATTTTCCCACTAGTGAGAAACCATTTGTAgctcaacaacaattaCGGTGTCTTTGGTCGATTATTAGATCAATTAGGGATGGAACTGCTTACAAGTATTCGGTTTTATCGTTATCAGCTGCATACCCACTCTTATTTGATCTAGTTGCCAAAACGTCTAACAAGGAGACTTGGGAATTAATGCAACAGATGAAATCTTTTATAGTACAACGTTGGAATACTCCATTCCCCGAGACACCAATTgccaatgaaaatgatatgTTTGCAGATGATGCCAAAAGCATGGGGGTTAGATTAGCTACAGCAAAATTTATTGCAGAAATTGTCATTGTTCATACTTCAAGATCGAGCAGTAGTCCGAATGACGTTATTAGCATTTCATCAGTGCCGGAGGGACATCCTGTGATTTCAAACAAACAACAAATCGAATCTGAAGCTAAAAAATTTTTAGACGTTTTACTCAATTATCTGGTTGAAGAACCAATAATGGTCGCACCACTCTTCTCTGGTATACTAAATTGTCTTGCGTTTGTCATGCGTCATAGACCGCAAGCAACGATGAGAATACTGGGGGcacttttaaattttaatgTCGATGCAAAATTCCAACAAGAAGGCACATCGATATTGAATTATCGATTAAGTAAAAGATTTGTGGAGCGCTCTTATAAAAATTTCGTTCAGTTTGGTCTTAAATCTCAATTAATTAAAAATCATGGTAGCATGGCACCGTTACATGCAAGattatccaaaatttcaaagacttTACATGTAATTGGCGAAGAAACTCGAAGTAAAGGTGTATTAAACTTTGATGAATCTCAATTCGATAATAAAATGACACCCAAGGACAAACAGAAATATACTTCACTGAGAAAACGTCAACAGCGGCAACTACAGtcacaaccacaaccaccaACACAACAGCAACTACCACAACAAATACAGCCACAGAGAGGTAGTGCCAGTAACTCACCAGCTCCTAATTCGACCCCACAACTAGTTCAGGAAGCGCTTCAACAGCAACCTGAACAGGTGCCTAATGATATACAGCTCTTGTCACATTTGCAAAAATACACAATGTCGAAAAATACTcccaatttcttcaacgGATCACCGATAGCCATCGATAATTCTTATTGTGCTATCTACTCCTTGATGAATAGTAACAATTCAGGTCAAGatgtttccaaattatcaCAAGAAGTCATGGTCAAACTATGCAGTGAAGCATTTTACAATACAGATACAACGAAATTAATTTCAGGTCTATCAATTGTAGCATCTCGGTACACAGATCTAATCAATAAATCAACACAATCGAGAACAGGCGTCGAACAGAGCTCTGACGCAAGCGGCAGCCGTAAGCGTAAATCCGAACAAGATTCACCACCTAGTAAACGtttgaaaaatgaagaGCCCCACgatcaagatgatgaagaccGCGAAGATGCTATCCCATTGGAATTGACACAATCTGCTTCTCTTACGGAAGATGAGAAGATGCGCCACGTACAGGGAATTGTCCAAAGAATTGTTGCCATCAAGGACTCTGACGAAAATCCGGGTGTGGCAGGCATGCTGGGTCACGATACTGatccattgatgaagatcaaaCTGCTCCAATGGAACCAAAATTCTTGGTTACATCTTTTAACGAGGTTGGCAACTCGTGGATTAACTCACAATCCTGCTATGTGTGATTTGATAAGAGAATGGTTACAGGAACAGTTTCTACAAGACATTTCAAACCGTATAGGAATGGTCCTCGAATGGCTAAGTGAAGAATGGTATGCAGAGACTCTCGTTGGTGCTACTTCCTACGAAACTTACAACAAATGGTCCCTAAGCGTCCTCAATTCCTTAGTACCATTCTTAGAGAACCAGCACCGTCGTCTTTTCATAAGATTGATGAGTGAACTCCCCAGAATCACACAAGCACATATCGATACAGTTAGGCCGATATGCTTAGATCCAGCAAGAGCTTCACTAGGTTTCCaaactttaaaatttctaGTAATGTTCCGTCCGCCGGTTAAGCCAAAAGTACACTCATTATTGCTACAACTAAAGAGTGAAGACCCCACAACTTCTCAAAATGTCGATAGCATCATAAGCAAATTCTATACTTAATATTTACAGTCCAATTACATAGAAGCCGCCAACGGTAATCCGTATGTCACCCAATCACCGCATTTATTTCGTACTTATCGCTCATCGCTTATTCTTTGTTTAAATGTGGTAAAATTTTTCAGGTCCGAGGTTCATCAACTTGACAAGTCGAAGAACTTCAAAAGAACGAAGAGGTGGACAAGGGAGACAGGATTTAGGCCGTTGTCAAGCCATCTCAAACCCTTAAGAAGTTTATTTCCTCTACCATTTTGCACTAGTCATCATTTCCCTTTCCTTAAGAGTCCCAGTTCATAGAAATAAAGAGAATAGAGAGTGATTTATTATTCTTCGTCGTTGAAGTTTAACcaaataaaaacaaaaaaacaaacCCAGTATGAACCATGCATATGATGAATTTGGGCAAGGGAGCCAGTCCCCTTACACTGTAGGTCGTGGTGCTCATCCTGGTGCAGTTCTTCTATCACCACAATCAAGTGCGATGAATTTAAGCAATTCCATTGCGAGTCCAATGGTTTTGTCACCAAAGATGGGGGCACAATCCCATAGTATGTTTTTCAACgatgttgttgatgtaCAGCCACTACCTCAACCGGCTATACCATCTCAAAGTTCATCAACAACTCCAGCGGCACCGGCTACTGCTTCTGCTGTGGCTGCCGCCCCAAAACAGGGTACCCAGGCTCCACAAAACTCTCATGCCACGCATAACTCAGCAGCCGGTTCTGCTGTACTTTCACCAATGGTACAATCACCAAATTGTAATCCATCAAATTTAGGTTCAGCATCGATGTTCTTGGACTCATTTACAAGACCTTCTAGCACTAGCATGTTAGGAGCTAATTCTAAGCCTAAGCAACAAACACAACAAAATCAACATCCGCAGTCATCACAACAACTACCACCTTCACAAACGGCAACAACGGCAGGGGCTGCAAGTCAACATCTTCCACAGAGTCAACAACCGCctcaacaacatcaacaatcAACtgtaccaccaccaccacaatTGCCAAATAACCCCGTTGTTAATTTCACTCAGGATATCAATCAGCTGTGTTCTTGGCTGTCAATGTTAAGCAGTGCTCAACAAAATACGGTCATGGATAATTTGCTGTTTACATTACACGAAGATGTTCTTCAATAtacaaaattgaaattgaacagTTTGGTCAAATCTGGTTTCATCTCACCACAGGTTCCTGCAATTGCCTCACCTGTTCCAAACAGAGACCCATATCCTTTGATTAATTTGGATTCAGTTTTTACTAACGATGAGGTTGATAATGATCCAAAtgataattcaattttgttTCAGCATTGGTCGCCACAACCCACCTCTGTTACTCAGCCAATCTTTGACTATATCAAAGATGTTCATCAGAGACCAAAGTCTGCTGATCCTCATGTAGCAAGAGCCACTGGCCATGCTCCAAGTAATAACAAGCCAAAACGTAATTTAGGCGTtggtaacaacaacaacaacaacaataataataataacattAACAACAACTCCCATGCAAATGTTCATAGTTATGGTcatagtagtagtaatcATCATTTTACTTCTAAGGCAAGGGCTGCTGCTGCATCAGGTGGTGATATAGACAGTAGTGGATCTGCTGAATCGTTGTCCAGACCTGCTTCTCGTGGTAATGTTCAAAATGGATCCGTTGCTATCAATGCTGCGCATAATAACAACACTTCCATTGGTAACAATACTAGTAACACTCACAGCGGTaccaataacaacaataactCTACCAGTAATAGCGCTACCCCAACTGGAACTACAACTGCTACTAATGGTTCATCGATGAACCCAAAGACCTTGACTGATCCAAGACTGCTGACGAACATTCCCGTTTGGCTCAAATCGTTGAGGCTACACAAGTACTCTGATTCATTGAGAAGTAAACGTTGGGATGAATTAATTTATTTAGACGATGAAACTTTAGAAAAGATGGGAATTTCTGCGTTAGGTGCCCGTagaaaattgttgaagGCCTTTGCAGTGGTTAAAGAGTACAAAGAACAAGGATTGATTGATCAAAGCGCTTATGTGTGAAACTGCTTTGCCAGTAGTGAAAGTAAAAgaatagaagaaaaacacttttaaaaataaaaaaaaaaaataaaaaggaaaaaaaaaaaaaaaaaaaagatgaaaaaacCGTAAAATGTacatttttattctttccATCTGCCTGTAGTTGAAGTGTGTATAATTTTTTTGTATAAAATCCTATTCAAAATATGAACAATagtaacaataataataacaatattaacaataacaacaacaacaaaaaaaaaaaaaaaaaaaaaaaaaaaaaaataaaaatgcatGCGATGAAAAATACATAAATGCAGATGTCTATAATTGATTATTTTACTCTATCTCATTTTACtttaaattgaaagagatttttttttttttttttcttcaaggTCTTAGCATTTTTCtgtatcttcttcttctccgTTATCATAGTGATTCTACCTGAAATGATGAAATCCGAAATGGTTAATTATTCCGAGTAGTCTATTAGTACACCACTAGTAGTAATTAATCAAGACCTGCTAACCCAAAATTCACGATTGGatttaacattttccaCCAAAAAACCAACTTGAGGAAACGTTTTACAGAATTCTGCAAAGAATTGCTCTGCAAAAGTAtcgatgaaaaaaatttgaccagCTGGAATTGCTGGAAAATTCTCTGTAAGTTGCTCAGGTGAGGCAGTATAAA
It includes:
- the VTS1 gene encoding Vts1p (some similarities with uniprot|Q08831 Saccharomyces cerevisiae YOR359W VTS1): MNHAYDEFGQGSQSPYTVGRGAHPGAVLLSPQSSAMNLSNSIASPMVLSPKMGAQSHSMFFNDVVDVQPLPQPAIPSQSSSTTPAAPATASAVAAAPKQGTQAPQNSHATHNSAAGSAVLSPMVQSPNCNPSNLGSASMFLDSFTRPSSTSMLGANSKPKQQTQQNQHPQSSQQLPPSQTATTAGAASQHLPQSQQPPQQHQQSTVPPPPQLPNNPVVNFTQDINQLCSWLSMLSSAQQNTVMDNLLFTLHEDVLQYTKLKLNSLVKSGFISPQVPAIASPVPNRDPYPLINLDSVFTNDEVDNDPNDNSILFQHWSPQPTSVTQPIFDYIKDVHQRPKSADPHVARATGHAPSNNKPKRNLGVGNNNNNNNNNNNINNNSHANVHSYGHSSSNHHFTSKARAAAASGGDIDSSGSAESLSRPASRGNVQNGSVAINAAHNNNTSIGNNTSNTHSGTNNNNNSTSNSATPTGTTTATNGSSMNPKTLTDPRLLTNIPVWLKSLRLHKYSDSLRSKRWDELIYLDDETLEKMGISALGARRKLLKAFAVVKEYKEQGLIDQSAYV